A stretch of DNA from Thalassococcus arenae:
CCAGCCAAGCGGCGCCGTGTCCAAGAGGGTCGCGAATTGCCTATTTTCAGCCATTACAAGCCCGACAAGTCGCTGGTGATCCGCCGCCTGGTCGGTGCGGTCGACCTGGGCGCGATCGTTCGCAGCCTCGCCGATCATGTCGCCGACCCCTTGTACGATCCCGACATGGCCGAGATCGCCGATCTTGGCAGGCTCGAGGATCTTCAGCTCGATTTTCACGCGATGCGCAGCATCGTGCGTACAAAAGACAAGATCTATGGTGTCCGGAAAACCGTCAGCGTCTATGCGCCGGGCGATGTCGCCTTTGGCATGGCGCGGATGTACCAGTCGCTCGCCGAGATCGATGCCGGTGTCCGTGCCGTCGTCTCGCGGACCGAAGCCGAGGCGCTGGCGGTGCACAATCTCGGTGCCGGATCGCTGCGGGAGTTGCTTGACGATTGCGTCGCGCGCCCCTGCCCGCCCGGACCGGACAGCGGCGAACCCGACATGCGGACATCAATCTGACCACCGCAGCCGCGGATCGGCCCTGCCGGCATCGAACCCGGCATGGACCAAAGAAAAGGCACCGCCCGAGCGCACGGACGATGCCTTTGTTCCGGTCGATATCTGCTTCGGCGATCAGCTGATGCGGGTCAGCAGGTCGTCCAGCGATTTCTTGGCGTCACCAAAGAACATCCGCGTGTTGTCCTTGTAGAACAGCGGGTTCTCGATGCCGGAATAGCCGGTACCCTGGCCGCGTTTCGACACGAAGACCTGCTTGGCCTTCCAGACCTCGAGCACCGGCATGCCGGCGATGGGGCTGTTGGGGTCTTCCTGCGCGGCCGGGTTCACGATGTCGTTCGAGCCGATGATGATGACGACATCCGTTTCCGGGAAATCGTCGTTGATCTCGTCCATTTCCAGCACGATGTCGTAGGGCACCTTGGCCTCGGCCAGAAGCACGTTCATGTGGCCGGGCAGACGGCCCGCCACCGGGTGGATGCCAAAGCGCACTTCCTTGCCCTTGGCGCGCAGCCGGCGGGTCAATTCCGCGACGTTCTGCTGGGCCTGCGCCACCGCCATGCCGTAACCCGGCACGATGATGACGCTGTCGGCGTCTTCCAGCGCGGTGGCCACGCCATCGGCATCGATCGCCACCTGTTCGCCTTCGACCGCCATCTGTTCGCCCGCCGGGCCGCCGAAGCCGCCCAGGATGACGCTGATGAACGACCGGTTCATCGCCTTGCACATGATGTAGGACAGGATCGCACCGGACGAGCCGACCAGCGCGCCGACCACGATCAGCAGATCGTTGCCCAGGCTGAACCCGATCGCTGCCGCGGCCCAGCCGGAATAGGAGTTCAGCATCGACACCACGACCGGCATGTCGGCGCCGCCGATGCCCATGATCAGGTGATAACCGATGAAGAGCGCGGCCAGCGTCATCAGGAAAAGCGGAAAGAACCCGCCCGAATTGGTGTACCAGAACAGGCAAATCACCGAGAGTGCCGCGGCGCCGGCATTCAACAGGTGCCCTCCCGGCAGCTTGATCGCGGCCGAGTTCACCTTGCCCGCCAGCTTGCCATAGGCAATGACCGAGCCGGTGAAGGTCACCGCGCCGATGAAGACACCCAGGAACAGCTCGACCCGCAGGATGTTGACCTCGACGCTGTCCTTCTTGGCCAGCAGCGCGGCAAAACCTTCGAGCGCCTTGCGCGCGGTGTCGTCCATCGCCAGCACGCGACCCAGTTCGATATGGGCGTTGAAGCCGACGAAGACCGCCGCCAGACCCACCAGCGAATGCATCGCGGCGACCAGTTCGGGCATCTGGGTCATCTGCACGCGCTGCGCCAGTTGCACGCCGATGCCACCGCCCAGGATGATCAGGATGATCGATGCCGCCCACAGGCCCGAGCCCGGGCCGATCAGCGTGGCGAAAACGGCCAGGCCCATGCCGACGATGCCGTACCAGACCGCGCGCTTGGCGCTTTCCTGGTTCGACAAGCCGCCGAGGGCAAGGATGAAGAGAACCGCCGCAACGACGTAAGCGGCTGTCGTGAAACCGAATTCCATTGTTCTCTACTCCTTCAGGACTTCTGGAACATGGCGAGCATGCGCCGCGTCACGAGGAACCCGCCGAAGATGTTGATCCCGGCCATGAACACCGAAAGCGCCGCCAGCAGGATCACGAGGTACGACCCCGATCCGATCTGCATCAGCGCGCCCAGGATGATGATCGACGAAATGGCGTTGGTGATCGCCATCAGCGGCGTGTGCAGCGCGTGGCTGACGTTCCAGATCACCTGGAAGCCGACGAACACAGCCAGCACGAAGACGATGAAGTGCTGCATGAAGCTGGCCGGAGCGACCAGGCCCACCGCCAGCAACAGCGCACCGCCGACACCCAACAGCGCCACCTGATTGCGCGTCTGCTGCTTGAACGCCGCGACTTCCTGCGCCCGGCGTTCTTCCGGCGTCAGTTCCTTGGGCTTTTCCTTGGACTTGGCCGCGATGGCCTGCACCTTGGGCGGCGGCGGCGGGAAGGTGACTTCGTTGGCATGCGCGATGGTGGCGCCGCGGATCACGTCGTCGTCCATGTTGTGGTTGACCTGACCGTCCTTGTCGGGCGTCAGGTCGGTCATCATGTGGCGGATGTTGGTGGCGTAGAGCGTCGAGCTTTGCGCCGCCATCCGGCTGGGGAAATCGGTGTAACCGACGATCGTAACCCCATTGTCCGTAACGATTTTTTCGTCCTTCACGGTCAGCTTGCAGTTGCCGCCGCGTTCCGCGGCAAGGTCGATGATGACCGAACCGGGCTTCATCGCCTCGACCATGTCCTTGGTCCAGAGCTCGGGCGCCTCGCGGTTGGGGATCAACGCCGTGGTGATGACGATGTCCATCTCGGGCGCCAGTTCGCGGAACTTGGCCAATTGCGCCGCGGCGAATTCCGGGCTCGAGACCGAGGCATAGCCGCCGGTCGCCGCGCCGTCCTGTTGTTCTTCCTCGAAATCGAGAAAGACGAACTCGGCACCCATCGATTCGACCTGTTCGGCCACTTCGGGGCGCACGTCGAAGGCGTAGGTGATCGCGCCCAGCGATGTCGCCGTGCCGATCGCCGCCAGACCCGCCACGCCGGCGCCAACCACCAGCACCTTGGCCGGCGGCACCTTGCCCGCGGCTGTCACCTGACCGGTGAAGAACCGGCCGAAATTGTTGCCTGCCTCGATCACCGCGCGGTAGCCCGCGATGTTGGCCATCGACGACAGCGCATCCATCTTCTGCGCGCGGCTGATGCGTGGCACCATGTCCATCGCGATGACACTGGCGCCCTTTTTGGCCGCATCCGCCATCAGCTTTTCGTTCTGCGCC
This window harbors:
- a CDS encoding NAD(P)(+) transhydrogenase (Re/Si-specific) subunit beta: MEFGFTTAAYVVAAVLFILALGGLSNQESAKRAVWYGIVGMGLAVFATLIGPGSGLWAASIILIILGGGIGVQLAQRVQMTQMPELVAAMHSLVGLAAVFVGFNAHIELGRVLAMDDTARKALEGFAALLAKKDSVEVNILRVELFLGVFIGAVTFTGSVIAYGKLAGKVNSAAIKLPGGHLLNAGAAALSVICLFWYTNSGGFFPLFLMTLAALFIGYHLIMGIGGADMPVVVSMLNSYSGWAAAAIGFSLGNDLLIVVGALVGSSGAILSYIMCKAMNRSFISVILGGFGGPAGEQMAVEGEQVAIDADGVATALEDADSVIIVPGYGMAVAQAQQNVAELTRRLRAKGKEVRFGIHPVAGRLPGHMNVLLAEAKVPYDIVLEMDEINDDFPETDVVIIIGSNDIVNPAAQEDPNSPIAGMPVLEVWKAKQVFVSKRGQGTGYSGIENPLFYKDNTRMFFGDAKKSLDDLLTRIS
- a CDS encoding Re/Si-specific NAD(P)(+) transhydrogenase subunit alpha, giving the protein MKIGTPKETSEGENRVAMTPDSALQLQKLGYDCLIETGAGSAAGFSDAVYEAAGVKVVKTAAALWKEADIIAKVRPPSDTEVKRLTEGKLLISFFYPAQNEKLMADAAKKGASVIAMDMVPRISRAQKMDALSSMANIAGYRAVIEAGNNFGRFFTGQVTAAGKVPPAKVLVVGAGVAGLAAIGTATSLGAITYAFDVRPEVAEQVESMGAEFVFLDFEEEQQDGAATGGYASVSSPEFAAAQLAKFRELAPEMDIVITTALIPNREAPELWTKDMVEAMKPGSVIIDLAAERGGNCKLTVKDEKIVTDNGVTIVGYTDFPSRMAAQSSTLYATNIRHMMTDLTPDKDGQVNHNMDDDVIRGATIAHANEVTFPPPPPKVQAIAAKSKEKPKELTPEERRAQEVAAFKQQTRNQVALLGVGGALLLAVGLVAPASFMQHFIVFVLAVFVGFQVIWNVSHALHTPLMAITNAISSIIILGALMQIGSGSYLVILLAALSVFMAGINIFGGFLVTRRMLAMFQKS